One window from the genome of Paraclostridium sordellii encodes:
- a CDS encoding carbon starvation CstA family protein, with protein MNSLTLLLVSAIILFIGYVCYGGYLAKKWGVDDNIKTPAHTKYDGVDYVPAKSPVLLGHHFASIAGAGPIVGPIQAAVFGWIPVALWVLIGSIFFGGVQDFGSLFASIRHDGKSIGEIIEFNMGRKGKKLFSLFAWLTLVLVVAAFANIVADNFVSTPQAASASMFFIILAILFGIAVYRFKMPLIPATIVGVILLFGCIYLGFLFPIVLSKQTWIILLMIYIFVASVTPVWILLQPRDYLNSYLLYAMIIGALLGIFILRPEIQMEGFVGFNVEGQYLFPFLFVTVACGAISGFHSLVGSGTSSKQLYKESDAKKIGYGAMLIEGLLAIVALITVAYISNKQFGSLLGNGGPVNVFSEGIANFMMPFGIPFTVGKTFTSLAISAFALTSLDTATRLGRFIFQEFFDTTNPDEKESKKSTNKNPLTNMYISTIITVVCSGLLAVMGYEKIWPIFGSANQLLAAIALMAIAIWLANSKKSFKEFIIPIIFMFIVTIVSLCLNIKANIGVNYALVIIAVLLLILALILIKEAISFIKNNNKNKVENK; from the coding sequence ATACAAAATATGATGGTGTAGATTATGTTCCTGCTAAATCCCCAGTATTACTTGGACATCATTTTGCATCTATCGCTGGTGCTGGTCCTATAGTTGGTCCTATTCAAGCTGCTGTATTTGGATGGATTCCAGTTGCCCTTTGGGTTTTAATAGGTAGTATATTCTTTGGTGGAGTTCAGGACTTTGGTTCATTATTTGCATCAATTAGGCATGATGGTAAATCTATAGGCGAAATTATAGAATTTAATATGGGTAGAAAAGGAAAAAAACTATTTTCACTTTTTGCTTGGTTGACTTTAGTTTTGGTAGTAGCTGCTTTTGCTAATATTGTTGCTGATAATTTTGTCTCTACACCTCAAGCTGCAAGCGCCTCTATGTTTTTTATAATTTTAGCTATTTTATTTGGTATAGCAGTTTATAGATTTAAAATGCCCTTGATTCCTGCAACTATAGTTGGTGTTATATTATTGTTTGGTTGTATATATTTAGGCTTTTTATTTCCTATAGTTTTAAGTAAGCAAACTTGGATAATATTACTTATGATTTATATATTTGTTGCATCGGTAACTCCAGTTTGGATATTACTTCAACCTAGAGATTATTTAAACTCTTATTTACTATATGCAATGATAATAGGTGCACTTTTAGGAATTTTCATTTTAAGACCTGAAATACAAATGGAAGGATTTGTTGGATTTAATGTTGAAGGTCAGTATTTATTCCCATTTTTATTTGTTACTGTAGCTTGTGGTGCCATATCTGGTTTCCATTCATTAGTCGGTTCTGGAACTTCATCTAAACAACTTTATAAAGAGTCAGACGCAAAAAAAATTGGATATGGAGCTATGCTTATAGAGGGTCTTCTTGCTATAGTTGCACTTATAACAGTTGCCTATATATCAAATAAGCAGTTTGGTAGCTTATTAGGAAATGGTGGCCCTGTAAATGTGTTTTCTGAAGGTATAGCTAACTTTATGATGCCTTTTGGTATACCTTTTACAGTTGGAAAGACATTTACATCACTTGCTATATCTGCATTTGCACTGACTTCACTAGATACAGCTACAAGACTTGGTAGATTTATATTCCAGGAGTTTTTTGATACTACTAATCCAGATGAAAAAGAATCTAAGAAATCAACTAATAAAAATCCTCTTACGAATATGTATATATCAACAATTATAACAGTTGTATGTTCTGGACTTTTAGCTGTTATGGGTTATGAAAAAATATGGCCAATATTTGGTTCAGCAAATCAATTATTAGCAGCTATAGCTTTAATGGCAATAGCAATTTGGCTAGCTAATTCTAAGAAAAGCTTTAAAGAGTTTATAATTCCTATAATCTTTATGTTTATCGTTACTATAGTGTCTCTTTGTTTAAATATAAAAGCTAATATAGGTGTCAACTATGCATTAGTAATAATAGCTGTACTTTTACTTATATTGGCACTAATCCTTATAAAAGAAGCTATTTCTTTTATAAAAAATAATAATAAAAATAAAGTAGAAAATAAATAA
- a CDS encoding DUF975 family protein has protein sequence MKELSKSQLKGNWTTPVLVSLVYSVITILISMIQSETNSNFIIIISLLSTFLIGVWATIGIPSFYLRFIETSGLATFRDLIVDKSSFFKSFLYTLILSLISFVIACITIFFLLSIGTGMLLSNGSLSTYAFIVIAVISLVILLTEILILAISQTPYLILENPSMGVFEAIKLSMNIMKGNKCKLFILELSFIGWAILAVLTFGIGFFWLEPYIMLTKANFYKLISRK, from the coding sequence TTGAAAGAATTATCAAAAAGTCAGTTAAAAGGAAATTGGACTACACCCGTATTAGTATCTTTAGTATATTCGGTAATAACAATTTTAATAAGTATGATTCAGAGTGAAACAAATTCAAATTTTATTATAATAATATCATTATTATCAACTTTCCTTATAGGAGTATGGGCAACTATTGGGATTCCAAGTTTTTATTTGAGATTTATTGAAACATCAGGATTAGCTACATTTAGAGATTTGATTGTGGATAAAAGTAGTTTTTTTAAGTCGTTTCTATACACACTTATATTATCTTTAATTTCTTTTGTAATAGCATGTATAACTATATTTTTTTTACTTAGCATAGGTACAGGAATGCTACTTTCAAATGGAAGTTTAAGTACTTACGCATTTATAGTTATAGCAGTTATAAGTTTGGTTATTTTACTAACAGAAATTCTTATATTAGCAATATCTCAGACACCATATTTAATATTAGAAAATCCAAGTATGGGGGTTTTTGAAGCTATAAAATTAAGTATGAATATTATGAAAGGAAACAAATGTAAGTTATTTATACTAGAACTTAGTTTTATTGGATGGGCGATTTTAGCAGTACTTACATTTGGAATAGGATTTTTTTGGTTAGAACCATATATTATGTTAACAAAAGCTAATTTTTATAAATTAATTAGTAGAAAATAA